The following are encoded together in the Anopheles nili chromosome 3, idAnoNiliSN_F5_01, whole genome shotgun sequence genome:
- the LOC128723904 gene encoding tsukushi-like: MFDFRTWAWTELDFFQNANKSCGAYIELIFNGFNTPIINLLQGHNCVTSLNLDENQISSLKHKAFNQLPYMKKLSLRYNKISAIDNDFFSPLLRIEYLDLSSNNIMDISGFNKLTRHMLNHLNLSHNHIVKVSSYLFNLSSLEVLDLSNNSIKSSEPIMLPTNLRHLKLDNNEIVTWPLDFIPARLTDLSLKFNQLNYTKPISSVKRLDLSNNRLNNFCSDHFSSLEELDLSGNYFDSIPSFRSNKTLPLRKLAFNYMPNLLSIRQESFEGAANLTEISISVCPRLSLIESETFTGLNWLEKLDLSYNNLEKLPKDMARWLRIKDGVNLQGNPIKCDCSMQWFVDYVLSPMHSRPEMHILFLELKCAGPEIFKDLQMVRFTIHENLLCLPMQDVLQLPGMQWLEKIVNNLNPSNQAQSNNITLNVQK; encoded by the exons ATGTTCGATTTCCGTACCTGGGCCTGGACCGAGCTAGACTTTTTTCAAAACGCAAATAAGAGTTGTGGTGCGTATATCGAGCTTATCTTCAATGGATTTAACACTCCTATAATTAATCT ATTACAGGGACACAACTGTGTTACCAGCCTGAATCTGGACGAGAATCAAATAAGCAGCTTGAAACACAAAGCGTTCAACCAGTTGCCttatatgaaaaaactttctTTACGATACAATAAAATTTCAGCGATTGACAATG ATTTTTTCAGCCCTCTTCTTCGGATTGAGTATCTCGACTTGTCGTCTAACAACATAATGGATATAAGTGGCTTCAACAAACTTACACGGCACATGTTAAATCACTTAAATCTGTCCCACAATCATATCGTTAAAGTTAGTAGCTATCTATTCAACTTAAGTTCACTTGAAGTGCTCGATTTGTCGAACAATTCGATTAAATCTTCCGAGCCAATCATGTTACCGACAAATTTGAGACATTTAAAGTTAGATAACAACGAAATCGTCACCTGGCCTTTAGATTTCATCCCGGCAAGACTTACAGATCTCTCGCTCAAATTTAACCAATTAAACTACACCAAACCGATCTCAAGTGTGAAACGACTCGATCTGTCCAACAACAGACTCAACAACTTCTGTAGTGACCATTTCTCGTCTCTCGAAGAGCTCGATTTGTCTGGCAATTACTTTGATTCTATTCCGTCATTTCGTTCCAACAAAACACTACCATTACGGAAGCTTGCCTTCAATTACATGCCCAACTTACTCTCCATTCGACAAGAATCATTCGAAGGAGCAG CAAACCTTACAGAGATCAGTATATCCGTCTGCCCGCGCTTATCTCTAATCGAATCGGAAACATTTACCGGTCTGAATTGGCTGGAAAAG CTCGATCTCAGTTACAACAACTTAGAAAAATTGCCCAAAGATATGGCACGCTGGCTAAGGATCAAGGACGGCGTAAACTTGCAGGGAAATCCGATCAAGTGCGATTGCTCTATGCAGTGGTTTGTGGATTACGTTCTTTCACCAATGCACTCTAGACCGGAAATGCACATTCTATTTTTAGAGCTAAAGTGTGCTGGACCAGAGATTTTTAAGGATTTACAAATGGTTCGGTTCACCATACACGAAAATCTGCTATGCCTCCCCATGCAGGATGTTTTGCAGTTGCCGGGAATGCAATGGTTGGAAAAGATCGTCAATAACCTCAACCCAAGCAATCAA GCCCAGTCCAACAACATAACTCTGAACGTGCAAAAGTGA
- the LOC128725956 gene encoding DNA fragmentation factor subunit beta encodes MFNLFPSKASKPSAGAPLKGYKITDVERSRKFGVAANSLRMLRTKASEKFKIAACRVYLAQDGVEVADEEYFQTLPAQVLFVIADKDTIVRTDFELMYNAIKSAHTDLLHAGELAQQFVSNNQPEISKILLSAQRGRDDLIERSTRSDHAEWFEGIDDRAAKTKEEVMKRRGQDRIRGYFYKTKDELTKCSMYRASPVARELIDEMLELFRQLLVGFDYFSCMFDRTCLRRVELKPEANTQDETDAQKIPPKRLKLLVQKSLGSDCRIDRYNVALCSQLGDFRCMGVWNDERCRYLNHRINPYASRENLILFQVWNLDHQIEISRAVLPSILDNVERMVSAEGDAFCKLHRRKGKKLSVITYFLELFTLNNLKLVHIVCHDKSVHELISNGAIICDRCDEYKYIKQFQRNLRSKKDAML; translated from the exons ATGTTCAACCTGTTCCCGTCAAAAGCCAGCAAACCGTCAGCAGGAGCGCCGCTAAAGGGCTACAAAATAACCGATGTCGAACGGAGCCGCAAATTCGGCGTGGCAGCCAACTCACTCCGCATGCTCCGGACGAAAGCGTCCGAAAAATTCAAG ATAGCTGCATGTCGCGTATATCTTGCCCAGGACGGCGTAGAGGTGGCTGACGAGGAGTACTTCCAAACGCTACCGGCCCAGGTTCTGTTCGTCATAGCGGACAAGGACACCATCGTAAGAACCG ATTTTGAGCTGATGTACAACGCCATCAAGTCCGCCCACACGGATCTGCTGCATGCAGGCGAACTGGCACAACAGTTCGTGAGTAATAATCAGCCGGAGATTTCAAAAATCCTCTTAAGCGCCCAGCGTGGTCGGGATGATCTGATCGAACGTAGCACGCGAAGCGACCATGCCGAATGGTTTGAAG GAATTGATGATCGTGCCGCTAAAACGAAGGAAGAGGTGATGAAGCGTCGCGGTCAAGACCGCATTCGAGGCTACTTTTACAAAACGAAGGACGAACTAACCAAGTGTTCGATGTACCGCGCGAGTCCGGTCGCTCGGGAGCTGATCGACGAGATGCTGGAGCTGTTCCGCCAGTTGCTGGTGGGCTTCGACTACTTCAGCTGCATGTTCGATCGTACCTGCTTGCGTAGGGTAGAGCTGAAGCCCGAAGCTAATACCCAGGATGAAACGGACGCACAAAAGATCCCACCAAAAAGGCTAAAACTGTTGGTACAGAAGTCGCTTGGGTCGGACTGCCGTATCGATCGCTACAATGTAGCCCTGTGCAGCCAGTTGGGCGATTTCCGGTGCATGGGCGTATGGAATGACGAGCGCTGCCGTTACTTGAACCACCGGATCAACCCGTACGCCAGCCGGGAGAATTTAATACTGTTCCAGGTGTGGAATCTCGACCATCAGATCGAGATCAGTCGAGCCGTGCTGCCGTCGATCCTGGACAACGTCGAGCGGATGGTGTCAGCAGAGGGGGACGCATTCTGCAAGCTGCATCGGCGCAAGGGCAAGAAACTGTCTGTGATAACGTACTTTTTGGAGCTGTTCACGCTCAACAACCTAAAGCTGGTGCACATAGTATGCCATGACAAGAGCGTCCACGAGCTGATCTCGAACGGTGCCATCAtttgcgatcggtgcgatGAGTATAAGTATATTAAGCAATTTCAACGTAACCTACGTTCCAAAAAAGACGCAATGCTGTAA
- the LOC128726858 gene encoding uncharacterized protein LOC128726858, producing MASTRAFGIFNHQNRTNGNNILGKNAQLLKPGETRTTAAFALKDLTNSNKAQRISVHQDGKEKAASIHGKSLKSTTNSVLQMICNDMTKDTPKKPSHITEDTFAPQNAEYAWGQAACLRDDLLEQMIDFVGMPCEIKRKPLKPTPPKDPLDLPDLMWDDYAWPASRKDRFDPVKPMDLPEDDLPLKDIQELEFLF from the exons ATGGCTTCGACTCGTGCATTTGGAATTTTCAATCATCAAAACCGAACAAATGGAAACAACATCTTGGGAA AAAATGCTCAGCTATTGAAACCTGGCGAGACTCGCACGACGGCAGCCTTCGCCCTGAAGGATCTCACTAACAGCAACAAGGCTCAGCGTATTTCAGTGCACCaggatggaaaggaaaaggcCGCCAGCATACAcggaaaatcgttgaaatccACCACGAACAGCGTGTTGCAAATGATATGCAACGACATGACGAAGGACACCCCTAAGAAACCATCACATATAACGGAGGATACGTTCGCGCCGCAAAATGCCGAATATGCCTGGGGTCAGGCGGCTTGTCTGCGAGATGATCTCCTGGAGCAGATGATCGACTTCGTTGGGATGCCTTGCGAGATCAAACGAAAGCCACTAAAACCCACGCCACCGAAGGATCCGCTGGATCTGCCGGATCTGATGTGGGATGACTACGCGTGGCCAGCTTCGAGGAAGGACCGATTTGATCCAGTCAAACCAATGGATCTGCCCGAAGATGATTTACCCCTGAAGGATATTCAAGAGTTGGAATTCTTATTCTaa